Proteins encoded together in one Rhinopithecus roxellana isolate Shanxi Qingling chromosome 3, ASM756505v1, whole genome shotgun sequence window:
- the PAIP2 gene encoding polyadenylate-binding protein-interacting protein 2: MKDPSRSSTSPSIINEDVIINGHSHEDDNPFAEYMWMENEEEFNRQIEEELWEEEFIERCFQEMLEEEEEHEWFIPARDLPQTMDQIQDQFNDLVISDGSSLEDLVVKSNLNPNAKEFVPGVKY; encoded by the exons ATGAAAGATCCAAGTCGCAGCAGTACTAGCCCAAGCATCATCAATGAAGATGTGATTATTAACGGTCATTCTCATGAAGATGACAATCCATTTGCAGAGTACATGTGGatggaaaatgaagaagaatTCAACAGACAA ATAGAAGAGGAGTTATGGGAAGAAGAATTTATTGAACGCTGTTTCCAAGAAATgctggaagaggaagaagagcatGAATGGTTTATTCCAGCTCGAGATCTCCCACAAACTATGGACCAAATCCAAGACCAATTTAATGACCTTGTTATCAGTGATGGCTCTTCTCTGGAAGATCTTGTg GTCAAGAGCAATCTGAATCCAAATGCAAAGGAGTTTGTTCCTGGGGTGAAGTACTGA